One segment of Polaribacter huanghezhanensis DNA contains the following:
- a CDS encoding AMP-binding protein has product MIFDKIQLNKSLVLIDADTEKRYKVKEILFDLNSIKNKEKQLVFLYSNKRNKVSTIGIYFSFLKSNFTIALLDEGLDEELKNKLEKDYYPNIIIDDKRSKIRDFSKIFVKSEYFEIELFKYKEESNIILNKNIKLLLSTSGTTGSPKFVKLSDKNLVQNSISIIDYLPIVKEDVCPLNLPIFYSYGLSVLHSNAIAGGEIVCNCEDVLGRLFWNQFESFGFTSIAGVPFIYEMLDRIGFRKQQYYSLKYITQAGGSLNEKIKQRFLNYCLDNSVDFYIMYGQTEATARISYVPPKDLKENINSIGKPILKGKLFLDNETNELLYEGPNVFGGYAKGYRDLINWIDESQLRTGDLARKDEKGFYFITGRLKRFIKVFGNRVNLDELETFLKVNLDGANFACLGIEDKYIIVFTDTKSVSLDVIRKAVMSKLKIHSSIIKYNYINSFPLTSNGKINYKELQTNYEI; this is encoded by the coding sequence ATGATATTTGATAAAATTCAATTAAATAAATCGTTAGTATTAATAGATGCTGACACAGAAAAAAGATATAAAGTAAAAGAAATTTTATTTGATTTAAATTCTATTAAAAATAAAGAAAAGCAATTAGTGTTTCTTTATAGTAATAAGCGTAATAAAGTATCTACCATAGGTATTTATTTTTCTTTTTTAAAAAGTAATTTTACAATAGCCTTGTTAGATGAAGGATTAGATGAAGAATTAAAAAATAAATTAGAAAAAGATTATTATCCCAATATTATAATTGATGATAAAAGATCGAAAATTAGAGATTTTTCAAAAATTTTTGTCAAATCAGAATATTTTGAAATTGAGCTATTCAAATATAAAGAAGAAAGTAATATTATTTTAAATAAAAATATTAAACTTCTTCTTTCCACTTCAGGAACTACAGGTTCACCAAAGTTTGTAAAACTTTCAGATAAAAACTTAGTTCAAAATTCAATTTCAATAATTGATTATTTACCTATTGTAAAAGAAGATGTTTGTCCATTAAATTTACCTATATTTTACTCGTACGGTTTATCGGTATTACATTCTAATGCAATTGCTGGAGGTGAAATTGTATGTAACTGTGAAGATGTTCTAGGTAGGCTCTTTTGGAATCAATTTGAGAGTTTTGGATTTACTTCTATTGCAGGCGTACCATTTATTTATGAAATGTTGGATAGAATTGGTTTTAGAAAACAACAATATTATTCTTTAAAATATATTACTCAAGCAGGGGGTAGTTTAAATGAAAAAATAAAACAACGATTTTTAAATTACTGTTTAGATAATTCTGTTGATTTTTATATTATGTATGGACAAACCGAGGCGACTGCAAGAATTTCTTACGTCCCCCCTAAAGATTTAAAAGAAAATATCAATTCAATTGGTAAACCGATATTAAAAGGGAAACTTTTTTTAGATAATGAAACAAATGAATTATTATATGAAGGGCCAAACGTTTTTGGAGGTTATGCAAAAGGTTATCGAGATTTAATAAATTGGATTGATGAGTCACAACTTCGTACTGGTGATTTAGCAAGAAAAGATGAAAAAGGTTTTTATTTTATTACTGGTAGATTGAAACGTTTTATTAAGGTGTTTGGGAATCGTGTAAATTTGGATGAGTTAGAAACTTTTCTTAAAGTCAATTTAGATGGTGCTAATTTTGCTTGTTTAGGAATAGAAGATAAATACATAATAGTATTTACTGATACAAAATCGGTATCACTTGATGTGATAAGAAAAGCGGTTATGTCAAAACTGAAAATTCATTCAAGTATAATTAAATATAACTATATTAATTCGTTCCCTTTAACATCTAATGGAAAGATAAATTATAAAGAATTACAGACCAATTATGAGATTTAG
- a CDS encoding acyl-CoA reductase, which produces MIKGIIPKINYEKTFSLPVMLDNNYPIAFADNIVLRFLNDLSKNILKEPSFKLEPSFVALGFWLRKKNIQRILFDNEHIKKENNFIVKPLGKVLHICPSNVDTMFIYSLVLSLLAGNKNIVRISSKLENIYIFKIFEIFNQLIQKKDYKIFENYINVITYERSDIINEEFSSNVNGRIIWGGDETIKQFKRYSTKPKVKDLYFTDKVSLSIINIEDINDFENDYNDIIKNLYNDIYTFNQKGCSSPQSLLIIGKNIDKEAILLRIYNSISQLAEEKYNEDISSVSLLKLNQGVVDVIEDKVSKVINTSNYFTLAKINKSSVPHSCGGGYLYYDLLESLDESKQYIDERTQTISYSGLSTKNIKSLLQDISVEYVDRIVPIGKALDFDYIWDGYNILVEMTTLKSIK; this is translated from the coding sequence ATGATTAAAGGAATTATACCGAAAATTAATTACGAAAAGACATTTTCATTACCCGTTATGTTAGATAATAATTATCCAATTGCTTTTGCAGATAATATTGTTTTACGTTTTTTGAATGATTTGTCAAAAAACATACTAAAAGAACCTTCTTTCAAGTTAGAGCCTTCATTTGTCGCTTTGGGTTTTTGGTTAAGAAAAAAGAATATTCAAAGAATACTCTTTGATAATGAACATATTAAAAAAGAAAATAATTTTATTGTTAAACCTTTAGGTAAAGTTTTGCACATCTGTCCTTCTAACGTTGATACAATGTTTATCTATAGTTTAGTGTTATCGTTGTTAGCTGGAAACAAAAATATTGTAAGGATTTCATCAAAATTAGAAAATATTTATATTTTTAAAATTTTTGAGATATTTAATCAATTAATTCAAAAGAAAGATTATAAAATTTTTGAGAATTATATAAATGTTATTACCTACGAACGTTCAGATATTATCAATGAAGAGTTTTCCTCAAATGTAAATGGTCGAATAATTTGGGGTGGCGACGAGACAATAAAACAATTTAAAAGATATTCTACAAAACCAAAAGTTAAAGATTTGTATTTCACAGATAAGGTCTCTCTCTCAATAATAAACATCGAAGATATAAATGACTTTGAAAATGATTACAACGATATTATTAAAAATTTATATAATGATATTTATACTTTTAATCAAAAAGGTTGTTCTTCACCTCAAAGTTTATTAATAATTGGTAAAAACATTGATAAAGAGGCTATTTTATTAAGAATATATAACAGCATATCTCAACTTGCTGAAGAAAAATATAATGAAGACATTAGTTCAGTTTCATTATTAAAACTTAATCAAGGAGTTGTAGATGTAATTGAAGATAAAGTTTCAAAAGTGATAAATACTTCAAATTATTTCACTTTAGCAAAGATAAATAAATCTTCCGTTCCCCATAGTTGTGGAGGAGGTTACCTCTATTATGATTTATTGGAATCATTAGACGAATCAAAACAGTATATTGACGAACGTACTCAAACAATTTCTTATAGTGGCTTAAGTACGAAAAATATTAAATCATTATTACAGGATATTAGTGTAGAATACGTTGATCGAATAGTACCAATAGGAAAAGCACTAGACTTTGACTATATATGGGACGGTTACAACATACTAGTGGAAATGACGACCCTAAAAAGTATTAAATAA
- a CDS encoding DegT/DnrJ/EryC1/StrS family aminotransferase: MIPFSPPRIDQKIIDEVTNALQSGWITTGPKTKLFEKKIAKYCNVSNVLAVNSWTAGAELLLYWFGVKEGDEVIVPVYTYCASANIVIHRGAKVIMVDVNSDFGIDMSKIEVHITSKTKAIIPVDVGGLPVHFDELKTIVNKPEIKDKFNPQSDNQEKLGRIMILSDAAHSFGAKYNGLNVGSEVDFTVFSFHAVKNLTTAEGGAICINLPKPFDNAEVYKQLNTLSLHGQNKDALAKSQKGSWEYDVIDAGFKCNMTDILSSIGLVELERYDSETLPKRKSIFNEYSKLLQKYDWAIIPHFIDENRESSYHLFLLRIKDVTLEERNLIIQEIFEQNVSVNVHYKPLPMLTYYKNLGYKINDFPVAKSLWECEISLPVYYDLTNDDVNKVVEAVAASVKKIKG; this comes from the coding sequence ATGATCCCATTTTCACCCCCAAGAATTGACCAAAAAATCATTGATGAAGTTACCAATGCACTTCAATCAGGTTGGATTACTACAGGTCCAAAGACTAAATTATTTGAAAAAAAGATTGCTAAGTATTGTAATGTATCTAATGTATTGGCAGTTAATTCATGGACGGCAGGTGCAGAACTGTTATTATATTGGTTTGGGGTAAAAGAAGGAGATGAGGTTATTGTACCTGTTTATACTTATTGTGCATCAGCGAACATTGTTATTCACAGAGGAGCTAAAGTAATAATGGTAGATGTGAATTCTGATTTTGGAATTGATATGTCAAAAATAGAGGTGCATATCACTTCAAAAACCAAAGCCATTATTCCAGTTGATGTAGGTGGTTTACCTGTTCATTTTGATGAATTGAAAACAATAGTTAATAAGCCAGAAATAAAAGACAAATTTAATCCACAATCTGATAACCAAGAAAAATTAGGAAGAATTATGATTCTTTCTGATGCTGCACACTCTTTTGGAGCTAAGTATAATGGATTAAATGTGGGCTCTGAGGTAGATTTCACAGTATTTTCTTTTCACGCAGTTAAAAATTTAACAACAGCAGAAGGTGGTGCTATTTGTATCAACTTGCCGAAACCATTTGATAATGCAGAGGTTTATAAACAATTAAATACTTTGTCCTTACACGGACAAAACAAAGATGCGTTGGCAAAGTCACAAAAAGGAAGCTGGGAATATGATGTAATAGACGCAGGCTTTAAATGCAATATGACTGACATCTTATCTTCAATCGGATTAGTTGAGCTAGAAAGATATGATTCTGAAACCCTTCCTAAAAGGAAAAGTATTTTCAACGAATATTCAAAATTATTACAGAAGTATGATTGGGCAATAATCCCTCATTTTATAGATGAAAACAGAGAGTCGTCATATCATTTATTTTTATTAAGAATAAAAGATGTTACCTTAGAAGAAAGAAATTTAATTATCCAAGAAATATTTGAACAAAATGTCTCTGTAAATGTGCATTATAAACCATTACCGATGCTAACTTATTATAAAAATTTAGGATATAAAATAAATGATTTTCCAGTTGCAAAATCATTGTGGGAATGTGAAATTTCTTTGCCAGTATATTATGATTTAACGAATGATGATGTAAATAAAGTTGTAGAAGCTGTTGCTGCTTCAGTAAAAAAAATTAAAGGATAA
- a CDS encoding sugar transferase, with amino-acid sequence MIKRIFDFTISFISLLILLPILFLVSVIIKFSSSGPVFYKQVRVGRRNKDFKIFKFRTMHIDADKIGLLTIGGRDPRVTYVGYYLRKYKLDELPQLINVFKGDMSFVGPRPEVRQYVNLYSDDQKKVLNVKPGITDLASIEFRDENEILSKQADPNQYYIDIIMPHKLKINLRYIENRNLAKDVGVIIKTCKAILKQ; translated from the coding sequence ATGATAAAAAGAATATTTGATTTTACAATCTCATTTATTAGTTTGCTTATTCTTTTACCTATATTATTTTTAGTTTCTGTAATAATAAAATTTTCATCTTCTGGTCCTGTTTTTTATAAACAAGTAAGAGTGGGAAGGCGTAATAAAGATTTTAAAATCTTTAAATTTAGGACAATGCATATAGATGCTGATAAAATAGGGTTGTTAACTATTGGGGGTAGAGATCCAAGAGTAACTTATGTAGGTTATTACTTAAGAAAATATAAATTAGATGAACTTCCTCAATTGATTAATGTTTTTAAGGGCGATATGAGTTTTGTAGGGCCAAGACCTGAAGTAAGGCAATATGTAAACCTATATTCTGATGACCAAAAAAAAGTTTTAAATGTTAAGCCTGGAATTACCGATTTGGCATCTATTGAATTTAGAGATGAAAATGAAATTTTATCAAAACAAGCTGATCCAAATCAATATTATATAGATATAATTATGCCTCATAAACTTAAAATTAATTTAAGATATATTGAGAACAGAAATTTAGCAAAAGATGTTGGGGTAATTATTAAAACATGTAAAGCAATATTAAAACAGTAA
- a CDS encoding DegT/DnrJ/EryC1/StrS family aminotransferase, producing MKEKILLSSSKLNEDYSSLDSINIFESKLEDYLKNDKKAACLSSGTAVLHLALILAGVQQNDEVLCQSFTFSASANPIVYQGAKPIFIDSEKDTWNMCPNYLEAAIKNRLAIGKKPKAIIVVHLYGMPANMGKISAISKKYKITLIEDAAEALGSRYKGQKCGTFGNFGILSFNENKIITTSGGGALVCKTKEDKQKAIFLATQARDDAPHYQHSEIGYNYRMSNVLAGIGSQQMEVLDKHVSLRRKMHQFYQDLFKDVAGIRVFLEPSIDYFSNHWLSCIIINEEVTGFSREDLRLQLEKNDIESRPLWKPMHLQPVFKDCLYFGTQVAETLFEKGLCLPSGSNLTDADRERIANSIRSLVG from the coding sequence TTGAAGGAAAAAATACTTCTTTCTAGTTCTAAATTAAATGAGGATTATTCCTCTCTAGATAGTATTAATATTTTTGAATCAAAATTAGAGGATTATTTAAAAAATGACAAAAAAGCAGCTTGCTTATCCTCTGGTACGGCAGTTCTGCACTTAGCATTAATTTTAGCAGGTGTACAACAAAATGATGAAGTGCTGTGTCAAAGTTTTACCTTTTCTGCATCAGCAAATCCAATTGTATACCAGGGAGCGAAGCCTATTTTTATAGATAGTGAAAAAGACACTTGGAACATGTGTCCAAATTACTTAGAAGCGGCTATTAAAAATAGATTAGCTATTGGAAAAAAACCAAAAGCCATCATTGTGGTGCATTTATATGGTATGCCTGCCAATATGGGTAAAATATCAGCTATATCAAAGAAGTACAAAATTACTTTAATAGAAGATGCTGCAGAGGCCCTGGGTTCTAGGTATAAAGGGCAAAAATGTGGCACTTTTGGAAATTTCGGAATTCTGTCGTTTAACGAAAATAAAATTATCACGACTTCGGGGGGTGGAGCATTGGTTTGTAAAACAAAAGAAGACAAACAAAAAGCTATTTTTTTAGCAACACAAGCTCGTGATGATGCTCCCCATTATCAGCACTCAGAGATTGGCTATAATTACAGGATGAGCAATGTGTTAGCGGGAATTGGTAGCCAACAAATGGAGGTGTTAGACAAACATGTTTCACTTCGGAGAAAGATGCATCAATTTTATCAAGACCTCTTTAAAGATGTTGCAGGTATTCGCGTATTTTTAGAACCCAGTATTGATTATTTTTCAAATCATTGGTTGAGCTGTATTATTATCAATGAAGAAGTCACTGGTTTTTCAAGAGAAGACTTGCGCTTGCAATTAGAAAAGAACGATATCGAATCGCGTCCATTATGGAAACCCATGCACTTACAACCTGTTTTTAAAGACTGCCTGTATTTTGGAACTCAAGTGGCTGAAACTCTTTTTGAAAAAGGGTTGTGTTTGCCATCAGGATCAAATTTAACTGACGCAGACCGTGAGCGAATTGCGAATTCTATTAGAAGTTTGGTTGGTTAG
- a CDS encoding polysaccharide biosynthesis protein: MFRHFFLRKINKYASRWLVLIIDIISVSISFVFAYFVRFNASFNFDTQNLILQIPLIAVLSLISFLLVGSYKGIIRHTGTRDVFNVFLAATLLTSFTFFSILINGVFGFFPNFTIPISIIIIHYLVNIFILTLSRFIFKAFFEVLTTELGQVKNALIYGAGDSGIITYGALNRETKNNYEVVGFIDDDIRKINKKIDRIKIFSLDKITFDFIEKNNIDEIIISIQNVKPDRLLEITDYFIPFDVEVKIVPPLSTWIDGNLHANQIRDVKIEDLLDRASILIDNPILQRDLNNKIILVTGAAGSIGSEISRQLCQYKNKFLILVDQAESDLYELQQELVQKGIQNFKAIVADVRDEQRMELLFQEFSPQKVFHAAAYKHVPLMEESPCEAVKVNVKGTKTIADLSLIYNVERFVMVSTDKAVNPTNVMGATKRVAEMYISCLSKKSSSTKFTITRFGNVLGSNGSVIPLFKKQIENGGPLTVTHKDITRYFMTIPEACKLVLEAGTMGEGGEIYIFDMGKSVKIFEVAKKMIYLSGLKYPEDIDIQITGLRPGEKLYEELLATGENTISTYHDKIMIARTQDLDCASTILLVEKLCVENQKIENQKTVRIIKELVPEYISNNSIYEKLDTPFAN, translated from the coding sequence ATGTTTAGACATTTTTTTTTAAGGAAAATAAATAAGTATGCCTCTAGATGGCTTGTTTTAATAATTGACATTATTTCTGTAAGTATCTCTTTTGTATTTGCTTATTTTGTTCGCTTTAATGCCAGTTTTAATTTTGATACACAAAATTTAATTCTACAGATACCTTTAATTGCAGTTTTATCTCTAATTAGTTTTTTGCTTGTTGGTTCTTATAAAGGAATCATTAGGCACACGGGTACTAGAGATGTATTCAATGTGTTTTTAGCCGCTACGTTACTAACTTCATTTACTTTTTTTAGTATATTGATAAACGGAGTTTTTGGTTTTTTTCCAAATTTTACAATACCAATATCAATTATCATTATTCACTATTTAGTGAATATATTTATATTAACATTGAGTCGATTTATTTTTAAAGCTTTTTTTGAGGTTTTAACTACGGAATTAGGACAGGTTAAAAACGCTTTAATTTACGGAGCTGGTGATTCTGGAATTATCACCTATGGTGCATTAAATAGAGAGACGAAAAATAATTATGAGGTTGTTGGTTTTATTGATGATGACATTCGTAAAATCAATAAAAAAATAGATCGGATTAAAATTTTTAGTTTAGATAAAATTACGTTTGATTTTATAGAAAAAAATAATATTGATGAAATTATTATTTCAATTCAAAATGTAAAACCTGATAGATTACTTGAAATCACGGATTACTTTATTCCGTTTGATGTTGAGGTTAAAATTGTTCCGCCATTATCTACTTGGATTGATGGGAACTTACATGCAAATCAAATTAGAGATGTAAAAATTGAAGATTTATTGGATAGAGCTTCAATTCTTATTGATAATCCAATTTTACAAAGGGATTTAAATAATAAAATTATTTTGGTTACTGGCGCGGCAGGTTCTATTGGAAGTGAAATATCTAGGCAGTTGTGCCAATACAAAAACAAGTTTTTAATTTTAGTAGATCAAGCTGAATCTGATTTGTATGAATTACAGCAAGAGTTAGTTCAAAAGGGAATTCAAAACTTTAAAGCTATTGTTGCAGATGTTCGAGACGAACAAAGAATGGAGTTGTTGTTTCAAGAGTTTTCTCCTCAAAAAGTGTTTCATGCAGCAGCATATAAACATGTGCCTTTAATGGAGGAAAGTCCGTGTGAAGCTGTCAAGGTTAATGTTAAAGGAACTAAAACAATTGCAGATTTATCTTTAATATACAATGTAGAGCGCTTTGTGATGGTTTCAACAGATAAAGCGGTAAATCCAACAAATGTGATGGGGGCAACAAAACGAGTTGCAGAAATGTATATCAGTTGTTTGAGTAAAAAAAGTAGTTCAACTAAATTTACCATTACTCGTTTTGGAAATGTATTAGGTTCTAATGGATCCGTCATTCCGTTATTTAAAAAGCAAATAGAAAATGGCGGACCTTTAACAGTTACACATAAAGACATTACTCGTTATTTTATGACGATTCCAGAAGCTTGTAAACTGGTGTTGGAAGCTGGTACAATGGGAGAAGGAGGTGAAATTTATATCTTTGATATGGGGAAGTCAGTTAAAATATTTGAAGTAGCTAAAAAAATGATTTATTTATCAGGGTTAAAGTATCCTGAAGATATTGATATTCAAATTACAGGTTTACGTCCAGGTGAAAAGTTATACGAAGAATTATTAGCAACAGGAGAAAATACGATTTCTACCTACCACGATAAAATTATGATTGCCAGAACACAAGATTTAGATTGTGCAAGTACCATTCTTTTAGTCGAAAAGCTATGTGTAGAAAATCAAAAAATAGAAAATCAAAAAACAGTTCGTATTATTAAAGAATTAGTCCCTGAATATATTTCTAACAATTCGATATATGAAAAATTAGATACTCCTTTTGCTAATTAG
- a CDS encoding N-acetylglucosamine kinase: MILIADGGSTKVDWIALDSNREEVFRVKSLGLNPAVVSKNELQKRILAVSKLTKISEKISEIHFYGAGCGTPIPVKILKDILESIFVHANIVVAEDMLAAVYAASGEKPAIVCILGTGSNSCYFNGENLEMKTASLGYTIMDEASGNYFGKILLRDFYYEIMPKNIAATFKNEFNLDVDTVKFNLYRQENPNMYLAGFAKFMFEHKEEKYIRKIIKKGFKTFFKYRILPLNKSPETPIYFIGSIAFYFRDILEDVASKYTLKITAIIQRPIDNLVQYHKEKINL; the protein is encoded by the coding sequence ATGATTTTAATAGCTGATGGTGGTTCAACAAAAGTTGATTGGATTGCTCTTGATTCTAATAGAGAAGAAGTTTTTAGAGTAAAATCTCTTGGTTTAAACCCTGCTGTAGTTTCAAAAAACGAATTACAGAAAAGAATTTTAGCAGTTTCTAAATTAACAAAAATTTCAGAAAAAATTTCAGAAATCCATTTTTATGGGGCTGGATGTGGAACACCAATTCCGGTTAAAATTTTAAAAGACATCCTAGAATCCATTTTTGTACATGCCAATATTGTTGTTGCAGAAGACATGTTAGCTGCTGTTTATGCAGCTTCCGGAGAAAAACCAGCAATTGTTTGTATTTTAGGAACCGGTTCTAATAGTTGTTATTTTAATGGCGAAAATTTAGAAATGAAAACGGCTTCTTTGGGCTATACAATTATGGATGAAGCAAGTGGTAATTATTTTGGTAAAATTTTATTGAGAGATTTTTATTACGAAATAATGCCGAAAAACATTGCTGCAACATTTAAAAACGAATTTAATTTAGATGTTGATACAGTTAAGTTTAACCTGTACCGACAAGAAAACCCGAACATGTATTTGGCTGGTTTTGCGAAGTTTATGTTTGAGCATAAAGAAGAAAAATACATTCGAAAAATAATTAAAAAAGGGTTTAAAACTTTTTTTAAATATCGAATTTTACCCTTAAACAAATCACCTGAAACTCCAATTTACTTTATTGGATCTATTGCCTTTTATTTTAGAGATATTTTAGAAGATGTTGCTAGTAAATACACGTTAAAAATTACAGCTATTATTCAAAGACCCATCGATAATTTGGTGCAATATCACAAAGAAAAAATCAATTTATAA
- a CDS encoding UDP-N-acetylmuramoyl-tripeptide--D-alanyl-D-alanine ligase: MNIETLYNIYSQHYLVDTDSRKIRKNTIYFALKGEHFNGNVFAEEALSKGALYSIVDEKKYVTTNTIILVENVLETLQHLAKYHRKKLSIPIIGLTGSNGKTTTKELINAVLETQYKTTATLGNLNNHIGVPLTLLSMTPKTEIGIVEMGANHPKEIEFLCAIATPDFGYITNFGKAHLEGFGSIEGVIEAKSELYDYIKNNDKTVFVNTNNAIQVEKTTNSNAIPLSNSIQFIAADPFVMIQFENKIIQTNLIGTYNFSNISAAITIGHHFKITNAHIKKALENYQPTNNRSQIITTKKKNTIVLDAYNANPTSMKAALDNFSALKSDNKIAILGDMFELGKESLQEHQFINDYCTELGLKDVILVGSLFNKTTTQFTTFQSFDLLQNYLENKTFQNQHILIKGSRGMALERILDFIN, from the coding sequence ATGAATATTGAAACTTTATACAACATCTATTCTCAACATTACTTAGTTGATACTGATTCTAGAAAAATTAGAAAGAACACCATTTATTTTGCATTAAAAGGAGAACATTTTAACGGTAATGTTTTTGCTGAAGAAGCTCTTTCTAAAGGCGCATTATACAGTATTGTTGACGAAAAAAAATATGTCACAACAAACACAATTATACTCGTAGAAAATGTCTTAGAGACACTTCAACATCTTGCCAAATATCACAGAAAAAAATTAAGTATTCCTATTATTGGCTTAACCGGAAGCAACGGTAAAACAACAACCAAAGAACTCATCAATGCTGTTTTAGAAACGCAATATAAAACCACAGCAACGCTTGGCAATTTAAACAATCATATTGGCGTTCCTTTAACCTTGTTATCTATGACTCCAAAAACAGAAATTGGCATTGTAGAAATGGGTGCAAATCATCCTAAAGAAATAGAGTTTCTATGTGCTATTGCAACTCCTGATTTTGGATATATCACAAATTTCGGAAAAGCACATTTAGAAGGTTTTGGGAGTATTGAAGGTGTTATCGAAGCAAAATCAGAATTGTATGATTATATAAAAAATAACGATAAAACAGTTTTTGTCAATACAAATAATGCAATTCAGGTTGAAAAAACAACAAACAGCAATGCTATTCCATTAAGTAATTCCATACAATTTATTGCTGCAGATCCTTTTGTGATGATTCAATTTGAAAATAAAATCATACAAACAAATTTAATTGGCACCTATAATTTTAGCAATATTTCTGCGGCAATTACCATTGGACATCATTTTAAGATAACCAATGCGCATATTAAAAAAGCGTTAGAAAATTATCAACCAACAAACAATCGGTCTCAAATAATTACAACAAAAAAAAAGAACACTATTGTTTTAGATGCTTATAATGCAAATCCAACCAGCATGAAAGCTGCGTTAGACAATTTTAGCGCGCTAAAATCTGACAACAAAATCGCAATTCTAGGCGATATGTTTGAACTTGGTAAAGAAAGCTTGCAAGAACATCAATTTATCAATGATTACTGCACAGAATTGGGCTTAAAAGATGTCATTTTAGTGGGGAGTTTATTCAATAAAACAACAACACAGTTTACGACATTTCAATCGTTTGATTTATTGCAAAATTATTTAGAAAACAAAACCTTTCAAAATCAGCATATCTTAATAAAAGGCTCTAGAGGAATGGCTTTAGAAAGAATTCTAGATTTTATAAATTGA